Part of the Eshraghiella crossota genome is shown below.
TAAGTTTTATGAAGGACTCCAAAAAATATATGAAGGAAGTCGAAGGACTGAAGGATAAGGCAGAAGTAAAAATAGAAGAAGAATAGAAAAGTATATGGAAAATAATAAGAAATATATTTTATATTTTGACCTGCTCAATATATTTGCATGCTTTGCTGTAGTGGCATTGCATGTAAACGGAGCAGTTCACACATTTGCAAAGACAAGAAACTGGGTTTCATGTATGTTTATTGAAGCCCTGTTTTATTTTGCTGTACCTGTTTTTTTTATGCTGACGGGTGCCACACTTATGAATTACAGGAAAAGATATGATACCGGGGCTTTCTTTAAAAAAAGAATTTTCAAGACATTTGTTCCGTTTATGATATGGAGTATCATAGGAATATGCTGGTCAATATTTTATACAAAAGGAATGAAAATTTCCGATATCAATACACCGGCAAAATTTATCAGTGCCGTTATTAATTGCAAAGGAATGGGAATATACTGGTTTTTTCCGGCATTGTTCTCGGTATATCTGACAATTCCATTGTTTTCCCTGGTAGATGAGGACAAGAGGATTGAAAAAAAAGGGATATTTACATATCTTATACTTGTTTATATTGTGCTGAATGTTTTATTGCCATTTGTATGCAGATTGACGGGGATACAGTGGAATTCTGCACTTAATGCAGTAAGCTGCGGCGGATATGTGGTTTGGTTTCTCATTGGATATCTTCTTGCTAATACAGACATTAATAAAAAGTTCAGAATATTGATATATATTCTTGGACTTATAGGCTTCTTTATGTATTTTTATTTAACGGTCCAAAACTCCTTTAAAACAGGAAAATTTGACAAAACCTATGCAGGGTATATGAATATTCCTGCTATATTTATGGGAACAGCAGTCTTTGTACTCTTTAAATATGGAAAATGGAATTCAATAGAGAAGCACGAAAAAGCCGTTAGGTTTGTAAGAAATCTCTCGGCAGCCAGCTTTGGGGTATATCTAATCCATTATTACCTTAAAGATTTTTCAATCAGGCATTTTGGCATTGACCCAAGAAGTACTTTATATAGAATTGTTGGAACATTTATTATATATGGATTAAGTGTTATTATTGTCAGGGTAATACAAAAAATCCCTGTTATAAGGAAAATGGTACCGTAAAGAATTGACAAAAACAGGGGACAAATATATACTTTTTAATTGACTAATGATAGGAAAGAGGAATGATATGGTCTTTAGCAATGCGGTATTCCTGTTTATTTTTTTGCCTGTAGTTATAGCAGGTTATTATATACTGAGAGGTAAAGCGAGAAATTACTGGCTTCTTCTCGTAAGTATATTTTTTTATGCGTGGAATAAACCATCGTTTACTATAATTTTATTAGGAAGTATTGTACTGAATTATTTTGGAGCACTGCTTGTAGAAAAAGCAGGACAGACCGGAAAAAAGAAACTTTGGCTTGTACTTACAGTTGTCTGTAATCTTTTGATATTGTTCTATTTCAAATATTTTAATTTTACAATAAGAACGCTTAAGAAAATATTTGATATTCATACCCAGTTTGCCAATGTTTTATTGCCTATTGGAATATCATTTTTTACATTTCAAGGTTTATCTTATGTTGTGGACGTGTACAGGGGAGATGTACCTGCACAGAAGAATGTGTTTAAACTTGGAATGTACATAAGTATGTTCCCACAGCTTGTTGCTGGACCTATTGTTAGATATAAAGATATTGCCACAGAAATTGATAACAGAAAAGTTACAACGGAAGATTTTGCATACGGAATACAGAGATTTATTTTAGGTTTGTTTAAAAAGATAATTATTGCTGACAATATGGCGATAATAGCAAATGCAATGTTTGACTGTAATCCTAAATTGAATTCGGTGTCCCTTGCATGGTTAGGAATAATAGCATATTCATTGCAGATATTTTTTGATTTTGCAGGATATAGTGATATGGCTATAGGATTAGGAAGAATGTTTGGATTCCATTTCCTTGAGAATTTTAACTATCCTTATATTTCAAAGAGTATTACGGAATTCTGGAGAAGATGGCATATTTCATTGTCATCATTTTTCAGGGACTATGTATATATTCCGCTTGGCGGAAACAGAAAACATGTATATCTTAATGTTGCAATCGTATTTTTGCTTACGGGAATATGGCATGGTGCAGCATTTACATATATAGCGTGGGGAATATGGCATGGCATATTCAACCTTACGGAAAAATTTATTAAATCCCATTCCAAATCTAAGGAAGTAACCGGGCATAATTTCAAAAGAGTTATAGTATCTGTTTTTCAACATGTATACACAATGCTTGTTGTTATGTTAGGCTGGGTAATGTTCAGATCATCAGGAATTAAACATGCTTTTAACTATATCAAGTCGTTATTTGGATTGAATAATCCTGAAATATCGGTATATAATGTCTGGCTGTACCTTAATAAATGGTCATTCCTTATATTGATATTGGGTCTGATTATGTGCACGCCATTACTGAAAAAGCTGTATGGTCTGCTTAAGAGAAAAGTAAACGAAAAAATATTAACACCTGTCAAATACATATTATTACTTGCTTTATTGTTGTTATGTGTACTGCAGGTTGCATCTAATTCATATTCAGCTTTTATATATTTTCAGTTTTAAAGGAGGAAAATTATGCTTAAAAAAGTATATAATATCATTTTTATTGTATTGTTTATGGCAATTATTTCGTTACCTCTTATTAAAGCTAACTGGAAAAGTGGGGTTGTTTCTGAGGATGAGAACAGATATCTTACCGATACCCCTAAATTAATTGAAAATGGCAGATTTAATCCTGATTTTACAAGCGATGTTGAAAGCTGGTTTAAGGATAACATGGGATTTAGAAAGTATTTAATTGATACCAATGCAAGACTTCAGTACGAAGTGTTTGGCAGGATGCTTAACAAAAGTAATTATTACATAGGAAGACATGGCGACTTCATATATGCAACAGATGCCATGATTGCTGACTATGCCCATCTGAATCTTCGCAGTGACGAAAGAGTGGCACAGATAGGTCAGAGTTATCAGACTATAAGTGACTGGCTTGGAGACAAAGGAATTAAGTTTTACAATGTACAATGCTGGGACAAACACTCTATATATCCTGAACAGTTTATGGCATCGGTTAATCAGATTGGAGATACTTCCAAGACGGATCAGGTTGTTAATTATATAAAGAATAATACTACTGTAAATGAGATTTCCCTTAAAGAAATGCTGCTTGATAAGAAAAAATCATACGAAGTTTACAGCCATTATGGAGATCCTACCCATTGGACTGAAAGAGGCGCTTATTTTGGTTATCAGTATATTATGGAAAAGATAAATGAAGATAATCATAATATGTATAATATTCTCAGTGAAGATGATTATGACATAACTGTTGAAGACAAAGGCATTACCCTTAATGGATTTATACATGAGAAAGATATGATGGAAACATTTACTATCAGAAATCCTAAAGCTGTTAAAGCAGATAAATCGTTAATGGGTGAATTTGGAGAAGATGAAAGACACAGTATATGGATTAACAAAGACGCCGGAAATGATAACAGACTTTTGTTAATGTGTGACAGCTACATAAATAGTTTTATAGTTGAAGATTTCGCAGAAAGTTTTTCAGAAGTATGGCTTGTGTGGGGCGATTATACCAAAGACCTGGATAAGGTTATTGAGTTGTATAATCCTGATATTGTTATATATGAATGTGCAGAACGTGTTGACAGAAGTGATGCAGTTGTTGAATTTGCTGATAAGATAAAATAAAATTAATGAAAACCGTATAAAGAGATGTAAAGTCGGGAGGCGTTCTTTTTATACGGTTTTTAACAGTTGGTCAAGGTTGTATTGATATTTTACATTATTTTATATATAATCTTTAGATAGATATTACATATGAATTAGGAGAAAATAAATGTCTGGTAAGAAAATATTGTATATGTGTGATTATCCCATAGATTTAATCGGGGGAGCTGAAAAGTCGACAGTAACTATGGCTAAGGCTATGGCTGCCAATGGTTATGAGGTTGCAATTCTTGCTGAGAATTCTTTGAATAAGGATACAGCATTTGATAATATAAGGCTTTATCAATTTAAAAAATCGGCAAATAAATACATTCAGGTTTTACAGAAAGCGCATAATGCTCTTAAATATATAAGAAAGTTTAAACCTGATATAGTTCATATCCAGTTTGCACAGTATTCTTATGTGTTCCTTTTGCTGAAGAAATTCCATCTTGTTAAATCAAAGATAAGAATAATATATACGGACAGACATTATTTTGAAGCTTATAATGACAGATATAAGAATATGTACAGGAGCTATTCACATTATTTTAATGACGTCATATGCACAACGGAAAATAATAAAAATTGCTGGAAACAGGCTGTTGGAGATAATGAGACACCTAGACTTCATGTGGTTCAGAATGTAATAGAAGATGAATGGTTTGAAGATTCTACCGATAAAAGAAATTTAATTCGTAATGAAAATGGAATCAATGATGATACATTAGTTATTGGTTTTGTAGGAAGATATGTTGACTGGAAGCGTTGGGATACGGTACTTGATATATGCGAGAGATTAAAGGGTAAAAATATATATTTTGCAGTATGTATCAGTAATCCCGTAGATTCTGGCGAGAACAGTGAATTGAATGAATACATCAGTAAATTAGAAAAGGCTTCAGAAGGACGTCTTATATGCAGGATGAATGCAGGTAAAGAAATAATGCAGCAGATGTATGCGGCTATGGATATATTTGTTCTTACTTCAGAATTTGAATCATTCGGACGTACACTCGTTGAGGCAATGTCTAAGAAAACCGTGGTCATTGCAACTAATTCCGGTGGAGCACCTAATGTTGTCGGTAATGAGAAGAATCTCTTTCCGGTAGGCGATTCACAAAAAGCCTGTGATATAATTGAGAGATATGAAGATAAAGCTCTCCTTGACGAAGACAAACAGGCGTTTTATAACAGGGGAAAAGATTTATTCAGCGAAAATAACATGATAAGTAAAATGATTAAGATATACGAAATGGAAAGGTAAGCGATGAAAACAGTTTCTTCAATAATTATGATATTATTTAGTATCTTTTTGATTTTCCTGGCGAAGAAAGACATTAAAAAAATGTTCTGGGTCAGCTATTTGTTTATAATAGGAATACCGATAGGAAGCACCAATGTTATTATGGAGTACGTTGACCTTATTAATATTAAATCTGTTTCCATAAACGGATTTCATGTTATTATAAGTATTCTTACGATTTATTCAATTATTGAACTTGTAAAAAAAAGAAAAACCATATCGTGGAATAAATCATACATTAAATATATTGTTTTCTGTGTTGGAATATTTACAGGTCTTGTTCTTGGACTGTTACATCACAAAAATTTTATTTCAGACGGACAGAAATACGTTATGATGATGTTATACATTTTTAGTATATTTGTCATATTCGGAAATGATTTTGATATAGAAAAGTGGATAAGATATACCATTTATGGAGTAAGTTTCGGATGTCTTTTTTCAATATTCGTAAATACTCTTGGGGATTCCATGAATTTCTTCTATATAGAGGATCTGCATAAACGGAGCACAGAAACCGCTTTTGTAGTTTATTCAGCAAACATTACATTACTGATAATAATATATGTATTTTATGGTTTCCTTAATTCGCCGGTTAAGAAGTCAAAAATACCGGAATATGTAGGTATGGCTGTATGTATGTATTATAATCTGTTCTGTGCACATAACAGGACAATAATTTTTGTGATGGCATTATTGATGATTATTGTTCTTGTCTTAAGTATCTCAAAAGATAACTGGAAGAGTACACAGTTCAGGGTTAAAATAATAGCAACGGTTTCGGTAATTGCTATGGTTGCAGCAGTTATGGTTGTTACCAAAAATGAACTGCTTATGAGACTTCTTAATACAGACATATTCAGTAAGAATGATAACGGCGTTACAAGATTTAATACGGTTAAATACTATTTCAGAAAGTTAGTGAAAGAACCTGCCGGTGCAGGCTTTGGAACTCCATTGCCTTTAATTAATCAGTGGGGAAGATTTCACGGTATAAGCTTGTTTACCGATAACGCTTATGTTAATGTTGCCATGAAAACAGGGATTATAGGGCTGGCAGCATTTGTTTTTATGATAATTGTACCGGTTGTCAAATTCTTCAAAAACCACGGTTTTAACAGAAAAAACGTAATTATCGGATTGACATATCTTGGATATCTGTTCCTTGTTACCGTAATGACCGGGCAATTTACAAACACATATCCTATTACGTTGTTTTCAATATCACTCGTATATGCTCTTAATGTATATGCTAATAGAAATGAACAAATATAAGATGGAGATAATTTAGTATATGAAAGTCGCTTTTCTTGTTTCAGAGTTAAACGGAGTCGGAGGAGTTGCATCAGTTGTTAAAGTCCTTGCAAAACGTTTTTCAGAAGATAATGAAATACTTATTGTTGGAAGAAATAATAATATTCCCGATACGGATTACAAGTTTATTAACTGGAATCCTGATGGAGGAAATGTTTTTGAGAAGTTTATAAAAGGAGTCAATAAAAAGACAAGATTACTTTGTGGTGAAAGGATGTCAAAGATAGTTGAGAAAGCCACATTCCCTAAAAGAGTATTAAGGGAACTCATTAATATTATTAACGAAGAACATATAGATGTCATTATTGGGGCAGCCGGATATTATTCCATGATGTTAGGTGCAATCAGATCATATGTAAAGACTATGACAATAGGGTGGCAGCTTAACTCATATGATGCATATTTTAATACTGCCGGTAAGTATATGTGGCATAAGGACAGGATATACAGCAGACTAGTAGGAAATCTTGATGATTATGTTGTTTTAAATGATTATGATAAAAAGAAAATAAAAGATGAACTCAATATTAATTCTACTGTTATTGCCAATATTAAGACATACGAAAGTAATGAGACTTCGGATTTACAAAGTAAGGAATTTATGGCAGCCGGACATTTATGGAATGGAAAAGGCTTTGATTTGTTAATAGAATCATTCAAAATCTTTGCTGAAAAGAATAATGAATGGAAACTTAAGATATTTGGAGTCGGACCGGATAAGGACCGGCTTGAAAATATGATTAGAGAATACAGACTTGATGACAGGATTTCCCTGATGGGAAATACCGATTCCACAAAGAGGGAATTCCTTAAATCCGGATGCTTTCTGATGCCGTCAAGATGGGAAGGAATGCCAATGATAATTCTTGAGTCCCTTGAGATGGGTGTTCCGGTAATTGCTTATGATATAACGGCAATGGAACCGCTTGTAACGGATGGAATGGAAGGATTCATTGTTAAAAAATTCGATACTAATGCTTATGCGGAAAAAATGCTTGAAATAGCAGAAAATGATGAATTAAGACATGAGTGCGGCCGTAATGCCAGAATTAAAGCAAGACAGTTTTCTAAAGAAATTATTTCAGAAAAATGGATTGAATTAATGGAGAAACATATATGAAAATATTAATGATACCTAGCAGAATGCTGCCAATCCCACCGGTTAAAGGCGGGGCAGTCCAGAATTTGATAAATTTTTATATAGAATGGAACGAAAAAGAAAAAAATAATGATTTGATTGTAACCAGTATTTACAATGAAGATGCAAAGAATTTATCATCAGAACTAAAAAATACTGTTATTGCATACACAGGAAGACATAGACTGCTTATTAAACTTATGTACAAAGATATACCTAAAATAAGTGGATTAGCCCATAAGATTATCAATGCTGATTATAAGAAAATAATTAAAAAAGTAATCAGACAGAACAAGGAAAAACTGGACTTGGTTGTTCTTGATAATTCCACGGAATATTTTGAATTAGTCCGTAAGGAATATGAAGGAAAGGTTGCTGTTCATATATATAATGATTATCTTAACAGTTCGGTTAAGAATATAGATTATATTATGAAGAATGTTGACAGGGTAATTACAGTCAGTGAATATAACTCGGACATAGTAAGAAAACTCGGATATGGGGAAAAGGTTGTTACACTTCATAATGGTGTTGATATAAGCAGATTCGGTAATGAATATACGAAGGGGCAGCGTAATGGAATAAGAGAAAAACTTAATATAAAAGATGATGAAATTGCTATTATTTTTGTTGCCAGACTTGTCCCTGAGAAAGGAA
Proteins encoded:
- a CDS encoding alginate O-acetyltransferase AlgX-related protein; this translates as MLKKVYNIIFIVLFMAIISLPLIKANWKSGVVSEDENRYLTDTPKLIENGRFNPDFTSDVESWFKDNMGFRKYLIDTNARLQYEVFGRMLNKSNYYIGRHGDFIYATDAMIADYAHLNLRSDERVAQIGQSYQTISDWLGDKGIKFYNVQCWDKHSIYPEQFMASVNQIGDTSKTDQVVNYIKNNTTVNEISLKEMLLDKKKSYEVYSHYGDPTHWTERGAYFGYQYIMEKINEDNHNMYNILSEDDYDITVEDKGITLNGFIHEKDMMETFTIRNPKAVKADKSLMGEFGEDERHSIWINKDAGNDNRLLLMCDSYINSFIVEDFAESFSEVWLVWGDYTKDLDKVIELYNPDIVIYECAERVDRSDAVVEFADKIK
- a CDS encoding O-antigen ligase family protein; protein product: MILFSIFLIFLAKKDIKKMFWVSYLFIIGIPIGSTNVIMEYVDLINIKSVSINGFHVIISILTIYSIIELVKKRKTISWNKSYIKYIVFCVGIFTGLVLGLLHHKNFISDGQKYVMMMLYIFSIFVIFGNDFDIEKWIRYTIYGVSFGCLFSIFVNTLGDSMNFFYIEDLHKRSTETAFVVYSANITLLIIIYVFYGFLNSPVKKSKIPEYVGMAVCMYYNLFCAHNRTIIFVMALLMIIVLVLSISKDNWKSTQFRVKIIATVSVIAMVAAVMVVTKNELLMRLLNTDIFSKNDNGVTRFNTVKYYFRKLVKEPAGAGFGTPLPLINQWGRFHGISLFTDNAYVNVAMKTGIIGLAAFVFMIIVPVVKFFKNHGFNRKNVIIGLTYLGYLFLVTVMTGQFTNTYPITLFSISLVYALNVYANRNEQI
- a CDS encoding glycosyltransferase family 4 protein — its product is MSGKKILYMCDYPIDLIGGAEKSTVTMAKAMAANGYEVAILAENSLNKDTAFDNIRLYQFKKSANKYIQVLQKAHNALKYIRKFKPDIVHIQFAQYSYVFLLLKKFHLVKSKIRIIYTDRHYFEAYNDRYKNMYRSYSHYFNDVICTTENNKNCWKQAVGDNETPRLHVVQNVIEDEWFEDSTDKRNLIRNENGINDDTLVIGFVGRYVDWKRWDTVLDICERLKGKNIYFAVCISNPVDSGENSELNEYISKLEKASEGRLICRMNAGKEIMQQMYAAMDIFVLTSEFESFGRTLVEAMSKKTVVIATNSGGAPNVVGNEKNLFPVGDSQKACDIIERYEDKALLDEDKQAFYNRGKDLFSENNMISKMIKIYEMER
- a CDS encoding glycosyltransferase family 4 protein, whose product is MKILMIPSRMLPIPPVKGGAVQNLINFYIEWNEKEKNNDLIVTSIYNEDAKNLSSELKNTVIAYTGRHRLLIKLMYKDIPKISGLAHKIINADYKKIIKKVIRQNKEKLDLVVLDNSTEYFELVRKEYEGKVAVHIYNDYLNSSVKNIDYIMKNVDRVITVSEYNSDIVRKLGYGEKVVTLHNGVDISRFGNEYTKGQRNGIREKLNIKDDEIAIIFVARLVPEKGIMELIKAFSKITEYTNLRLEVIGNKLYDGNVRDEFYEKLVSEAAKSLNKIDFIGYVGYDELPLYYSAADIAVLPSTYEEPFAMAAIEYMASELPVIVTNSGGLPEMVADTAIVVNKEENLIDNLKEAMLRLVSSKELCRDLGNRAKERAKLFDSRLYCEKLDKIFIDIINEKG
- a CDS encoding glycosyltransferase, whose translation is MKVAFLVSELNGVGGVASVVKVLAKRFSEDNEILIVGRNNNIPDTDYKFINWNPDGGNVFEKFIKGVNKKTRLLCGERMSKIVEKATFPKRVLRELINIINEEHIDVIIGAAGYYSMMLGAIRSYVKTMTIGWQLNSYDAYFNTAGKYMWHKDRIYSRLVGNLDDYVVLNDYDKKKIKDELNINSTVIANIKTYESNETSDLQSKEFMAAGHLWNGKGFDLLIESFKIFAEKNNEWKLKIFGVGPDKDRLENMIREYRLDDRISLMGNTDSTKREFLKSGCFLMPSRWEGMPMIILESLEMGVPVIAYDITAMEPLVTDGMEGFIVKKFDTNAYAEKMLEIAENDELRHECGRNARIKARQFSKEIISEKWIELMEKHI
- a CDS encoding MBOAT family O-acyltransferase is translated as MIGKRNDMVFSNAVFLFIFLPVVIAGYYILRGKARNYWLLLVSIFFYAWNKPSFTIILLGSIVLNYFGALLVEKAGQTGKKKLWLVLTVVCNLLILFYFKYFNFTIRTLKKIFDIHTQFANVLLPIGISFFTFQGLSYVVDVYRGDVPAQKNVFKLGMYISMFPQLVAGPIVRYKDIATEIDNRKVTTEDFAYGIQRFILGLFKKIIIADNMAIIANAMFDCNPKLNSVSLAWLGIIAYSLQIFFDFAGYSDMAIGLGRMFGFHFLENFNYPYISKSITEFWRRWHISLSSFFRDYVYIPLGGNRKHVYLNVAIVFLLTGIWHGAAFTYIAWGIWHGIFNLTEKFIKSHSKSKEVTGHNFKRVIVSVFQHVYTMLVVMLGWVMFRSSGIKHAFNYIKSLFGLNNPEISVYNVWLYLNKWSFLILILGLIMCTPLLKKLYGLLKRKVNEKILTPVKYILLLALLLLCVLQVASNSYSAFIYFQF
- a CDS encoding acyltransferase: MENNKKYILYFDLLNIFACFAVVALHVNGAVHTFAKTRNWVSCMFIEALFYFAVPVFFMLTGATLMNYRKRYDTGAFFKKRIFKTFVPFMIWSIIGICWSIFYTKGMKISDINTPAKFISAVINCKGMGIYWFFPALFSVYLTIPLFSLVDEDKRIEKKGIFTYLILVYIVLNVLLPFVCRLTGIQWNSALNAVSCGGYVVWFLIGYLLANTDINKKFRILIYILGLIGFFMYFYLTVQNSFKTGKFDKTYAGYMNIPAIFMGTAVFVLFKYGKWNSIEKHEKAVRFVRNLSAASFGVYLIHYYLKDFSIRHFGIDPRSTLYRIVGTFIIYGLSVIIVRVIQKIPVIRKMVP